The proteins below are encoded in one region of Paenibacillus sp. YYML68:
- the holA gene encoding DNA polymerase III subunit delta, whose translation MAAMDYKQTMKQITKGQFAPIYVCYGSETYLMQQFIQRLTDTLLEPDQRAFGVGRYELAETPLEAVLEEAETLPFLAERKLVVARGATFLTGAKDTGKVEHDLDRLAAYIKSPAEFTVLVMTVDADKLDERKKIVKALKELGALVPCTLLGEGELVAWLEQQASKLGFTFAPGAAQTLLQYAGTSLQALEKEAEKCSLYVGKGGTITAAQLGELVTKTVEQDIFQMVESIVQLNLEQAFTMLAELLRRKEEPIKIVMLIARQFRIMYQVKDLQQQGFSQQQMAGVLGLHPYAVKIAAGQASRFEAKRLTAILEQLGELDYQMKSGRIDKVLGLELFLLRLGA comes from the coding sequence ATGGCAGCCATGGACTATAAGCAGACAATGAAGCAAATCACGAAGGGGCAGTTCGCCCCGATCTATGTATGCTACGGCTCGGAAACGTACTTGATGCAGCAATTCATTCAGCGTCTGACCGATACGCTGCTGGAGCCAGATCAGCGGGCCTTCGGTGTCGGCCGGTATGAACTCGCGGAGACGCCGCTCGAGGCGGTGCTGGAGGAGGCAGAGACGCTGCCCTTTCTCGCGGAGCGTAAGCTGGTCGTTGCAAGAGGGGCCACGTTCTTGACCGGAGCGAAGGATACAGGCAAGGTGGAGCATGATCTTGATCGGCTGGCCGCCTACATCAAGTCGCCTGCGGAATTTACGGTGCTGGTGATGACGGTCGATGCGGATAAGCTCGATGAGCGGAAGAAGATCGTGAAGGCGCTCAAGGAACTGGGCGCCCTCGTCCCTTGTACGCTGCTCGGTGAAGGCGAGCTCGTCGCCTGGCTCGAGCAGCAGGCTTCCAAGCTCGGGTTCACGTTCGCGCCCGGCGCAGCCCAGACACTGCTGCAGTATGCAGGCACAAGTCTGCAGGCGCTGGAGAAGGAAGCAGAGAAGTGCTCGCTGTATGTCGGCAAGGGCGGCACGATCACAGCGGCGCAGCTCGGGGAGCTCGTGACGAAGACGGTCGAGCAGGACATTTTCCAGATGGTGGAGAGCATCGTGCAGTTGAATCTGGAGCAGGCGTTCACGATGCTGGCCGAGCTGCTGCGCCGCAAGGAGGAGCCGATCAAGATCGTCATGCTCATTGCGCGGCAATTCCGCATTATGTATCAGGTGAAGGATCTGCAGCAGCAGGGCTTCTCCCAGCAGCAGATGGCTGGAGTGCTCGGGCTGCATCCGTATGCGGTGAAGATTGCAGCCGGACAAGCGTCGCGCTTCGAGGCGAAGCGGCTGACCGCTATTCTTGAGCAGCTGGGCGAGCTCGATTACCAGATGAAGAGCGGACGCATCGATAAGGTGCTCGGGCTGGAGCTGTTTCTGCTCAGGCTAGGGGCGTGA
- the spoIIP gene encoding stage II sporulation protein P: MKRPAELGSLTRVRRTGHGFGVYSKTISLLMVGWLILFMVLGLLGFVQGKLSGTSPNASMKGLAASVSSQFFTDMMGLEVPGMQGQEGGFTFSQTNVSRFLFAMVTDLNPNDPKTLLAREVAGMAQGRSVPLSHATDSPEDYSPPSEVFDHSDHGIEGSITAIPQSEQPSADGPMHGPEVPQESGNKPPVTAGKNVAFIYQSHNQESYLPELPGVKDPDRAYDPKKNITLVGRRLAQQLEKEGVGAVHSDKNYPAIEKGFNYYYSYKYSLKTLQEASAGHPDLKYYFDIHRDSQRREKTTARIEGKDYAQIYFIIGGKNPNWKQNYEFAEKVNAVLERTHPGISKGIHAKSGEGNGVYNQTFSPNTLLVEVGGVDNTFEECYRTADVLAAAIAEVIMNAEKVDAKPSPQDAKQVEKKTS; encoded by the coding sequence GTGAAGCGGCCTGCCGAGCTTGGGAGCTTAACGAGAGTGAGAAGAACTGGACATGGATTCGGGGTATACTCGAAAACGATATCGCTATTAATGGTCGGTTGGCTGATCTTGTTTATGGTGCTCGGATTGCTAGGCTTCGTACAGGGGAAGCTGAGCGGCACGTCACCGAACGCCTCGATGAAGGGACTTGCCGCGTCGGTGTCGAGCCAGTTTTTCACGGATATGATGGGGCTGGAGGTGCCGGGGATGCAGGGGCAGGAGGGCGGCTTCACGTTCTCGCAGACGAACGTCTCAAGGTTCTTGTTCGCGATGGTCACCGACCTGAATCCGAACGATCCGAAGACACTGCTGGCTAGAGAGGTAGCCGGAATGGCGCAGGGTCGCTCGGTGCCGCTCAGCCATGCGACGGACTCGCCTGAGGATTACAGCCCGCCGTCCGAGGTGTTCGACCATTCGGATCACGGGATAGAGGGCTCGATTACGGCGATACCGCAATCGGAGCAGCCATCGGCTGATGGGCCGATGCACGGACCGGAGGTGCCGCAGGAGTCGGGCAACAAGCCGCCGGTGACCGCAGGCAAGAACGTCGCCTTCATCTATCAATCTCACAACCAGGAGTCGTACTTGCCGGAGCTGCCCGGTGTGAAGGACCCGGATCGCGCTTACGACCCGAAGAAGAACATTACGCTCGTCGGCCGTCGTCTTGCCCAGCAGCTGGAGAAGGAAGGGGTCGGAGCGGTGCATTCGGACAAGAACTATCCGGCGATTGAGAAGGGCTTCAATTACTATTATTCCTACAAGTATTCTCTGAAAACGCTGCAGGAAGCATCGGCCGGGCACCCGGACCTGAAATATTACTTCGATATCCATCGTGATTCCCAGCGGAGAGAGAAGACGACAGCGCGTATTGAGGGTAAAGATTATGCGCAAATATATTTTATAATCGGTGGGAAAAATCCGAACTGGAAGCAGAACTATGAATTCGCGGAGAAGGTCAATGCGGTGCTGGAGCGGACGCATCCCGGCATCTCCAAGGGTATTCATGCGAAGAGCGGCGAAGGCAACGGCGTCTACAACCAGACGTTCTCGCCGAATACATTGCTGGTCGAGGTGGGCGGGGTCGACAACACGTTCGAGGAATGCTACCGGACCGCTGACGTGCTCGCAGCCGCGATCGCCGAGGTGATCATGAATGCGGAGAAGGTCGACGCGAAGCCGTCGCCACAGGACGCGAAGCAAGTCGAGAAGAAGACGAGCTAA
- a CDS encoding RNA polymerase sigma factor, producing MVASELIKAAQAGDRDALITLLREIENHVYRTAYYILGNEQDALDASQEALIRIYTKINSYEEKAQFKTWVQRIVTNLCIDKFRRTKQTVSIEQHDLSFADHRTVEEEVMSAYVAQDIREAIDQLPEHHRSVVVLRYLQDFSYHEIAESLDLPLNTVKSYLFRARQQLQGILKDYNKHRGDAIRG from the coding sequence GTGGTAGCGTCAGAACTCATCAAGGCTGCCCAAGCGGGCGATCGCGACGCTCTTATTACCCTTTTGCGCGAAATTGAGAATCACGTCTATCGCACCGCTTACTACATTTTGGGGAACGAGCAAGATGCGCTGGATGCTTCTCAAGAAGCGTTAATCCGGATCTATACCAAAATTAATTCCTACGAAGAGAAAGCGCAGTTCAAAACGTGGGTTCAACGGATCGTGACCAACCTGTGCATCGACAAGTTCCGCAGGACGAAGCAGACCGTATCTATTGAGCAGCACGATCTGAGCTTTGCCGATCACCGAACGGTCGAGGAGGAGGTCATGTCTGCCTATGTGGCGCAGGACATCCGGGAGGCGATCGATCAGCTTCCCGAGCATCATCGCTCCGTGGTCGTGCTTCGGTATTTGCAGGATTTCTCTTATCATGAGATTGCGGAATCGCTGGATCTGCCCCTGAACACGGTGAAGTCATACTTATTCAGGGCAAGGCAGCAGCTGCAGGGTATACTTAAGGATTATAACAAACATCGCGGCGATGCGATCAGGGGTTAG
- a CDS encoding zf-HC2 domain-containing protein: protein MMCQEVIELMQRYLDRDLDELEYQSMLGHIQQCPDCTDLFERLMKISNELEHLPKVTPPFSLVDAIMPAIERYEAGGGAFAEHHEASADMDSAAAAEHPAGERSDRSGASWRKQAREWMSLPVMGGVVAAGLIFGFFAFQQPPAATDRSADSLAFEADQRAAQKPAAGVGMAANEGGASTELRLDGQMTNQSSAGDEAGGAAQQLETATGEAKSVSPKLSDPLHAPTEQAEGEGGNQATGGGRAGAGNAADQARKLGMDAPPAAKLQESAPRGSGAIESFSSAGDGANQSSAARTGSSNQADAARSGTESAGEAASPSEKRASAPESSLQQPEEPLQGMRSSGSSYGLMAVPSEPDLVHELPSTDGAYIGYVLSAQVVITDKNGAEVYRSRFEAWKEADQIELLGWSGTKLKYSVLMSGQTRTFEIDLATKKELEIKG from the coding sequence ATGATGTGTCAAGAGGTGATCGAACTGATGCAAAGATACCTCGATCGAGACCTCGATGAGCTCGAATATCAAAGCATGCTCGGTCATATTCAGCAATGTCCGGACTGCACCGATTTGTTCGAGCGTCTGATGAAAATCTCGAACGAGCTAGAGCATTTGCCGAAGGTGACGCCTCCGTTCAGCTTGGTCGATGCGATCATGCCTGCGATTGAGCGGTATGAGGCAGGCGGCGGAGCGTTCGCCGAGCATCACGAGGCAAGTGCTGATATGGATAGCGCGGCAGCTGCAGAGCATCCGGCTGGGGAGCGGTCCGACCGCTCAGGCGCAAGCTGGCGTAAGCAAGCCCGTGAATGGATGTCGCTTCCTGTGATGGGCGGCGTCGTTGCGGCGGGACTGATCTTCGGCTTCTTCGCCTTCCAGCAGCCTCCCGCGGCAACGGATCGGTCTGCGGACAGCCTCGCCTTCGAGGCGGACCAACGAGCGGCACAGAAGCCAGCGGCCGGTGTCGGCATGGCGGCGAATGAGGGCGGTGCTTCTACGGAGCTGCGTCTGGACGGACAGATGACGAATCAGTCGAGCGCAGGTGATGAAGCGGGCGGCGCGGCTCAGCAGCTGGAGACGGCAACCGGTGAGGCGAAGTCTGTGTCTCCGAAGCTCTCAGACCCGCTGCATGCGCCAACGGAGCAAGCCGAAGGCGAGGGCGGCAATCAGGCTACTGGTGGGGGCCGTGCTGGAGCAGGAAATGCAGCTGATCAGGCGCGAAAGCTCGGGATGGATGCACCGCCTGCTGCGAAGCTGCAGGAGTCAGCTCCACGCGGCTCGGGAGCTATAGAGTCGTTTTCATCAGCGGGAGACGGGGCGAATCAGTCGTCTGCAGCCCGCACAGGCTCGAGCAATCAAGCTGATGCCGCGAGGTCAGGGACTGAATCAGCTGGTGAGGCAGCTTCGCCTTCGGAGAAGCGGGCTTCAGCTCCGGAATCGTCACTGCAGCAGCCTGAGGAGCCGCTGCAGGGCATGAGATCGAGCGGCTCATCTTACGGATTAATGGCTGTGCCGTCAGAGCCAGATCTTGTGCATGAGCTGCCGAGCACGGACGGTGCGTACATCGGTTACGTCCTGAGTGCCCAGGTCGTCATCACCGATAAGAACGGTGCAGAAGTATACCGCTCGAGGTTCGAGGCGTGGAAGGAAGCGGATCAGATCGAGCTGCTCGGCTGGAGCGGCACGAAGCTCAAATATTCGGTGCTCATGAGCGGTCAGACACGCACCTTCGAAATCGACCTCGCTACGAAGAAGGAACTGGAAATAAAAGGGTGA
- the rpsT gene encoding 30S ribosomal protein S20 — MPNIKSAIKRVKVSEKRRLRNASHKSALRTAVKAFETAAAGSSVETAQAALVSASKKLDKAVTKGLIHKNAAARKKSRLAKKLNAIAAQG, encoded by the coding sequence ATGCCAAACATTAAATCCGCGATTAAACGTGTTAAGGTGAGCGAGAAGCGTCGTCTTCGCAACGCATCTCACAAATCTGCACTTCGTACTGCTGTAAAAGCTTTCGAAACGGCTGCAGCAGGCAGCAGCGTGGAAACTGCTCAAGCCGCTCTGGTTAGCGCCAGCAAGAAGCTTGATAAAGCTGTAACCAAAGGTTTGATCCACAAAAATGCAGCTGCCCGCAAAAAGTCCCGTCTTGCGAAAAAGCTCAACGCTATTGCTGCTCAAGGCTAA
- the gpr gene encoding GPR endopeptidase, whose protein sequence is MDLDLSEYSVRTDLALEAHELAAAPGSAIPGVHTSTKNEEGIRVSLVDITSEEGSRAIGKLPGHYITIEVPELRKKDSELQDRVATLFAREFEQFLRKLNIGPNASVLVIGLGNWNVTPDALGPIAVENIMVTRHYFELMPEQVSPGYRRVSAVAPGVLGITGIETSDIVQGIVERSKPDLVIAIDALASRSLERVNTTIQIADTGIHPGSGIGNKRKGLTQQTLGVPVIAIGVPTVVYASTIVNNAFDMMHAHFARQTSNTGHILGLMDTMQEQERLSLVREVLNPLGHDLLVTPKEIDQFIEDIANIIANGLNAALHEAVDVNNVSAYTH, encoded by the coding sequence ATGGATCTGGATTTAAGCGAATATTCGGTACGTACCGACCTTGCGCTGGAGGCCCATGAGCTGGCGGCTGCGCCAGGCTCGGCCATTCCGGGCGTACATACGTCGACGAAGAACGAGGAAGGCATCCGTGTCAGTCTGGTCGATATTACATCCGAGGAAGGCTCGCGCGCGATCGGCAAGCTGCCGGGTCATTACATTACGATCGAGGTGCCGGAGCTCCGCAAAAAGGACAGCGAGCTGCAGGACCGTGTCGCGACGCTGTTCGCCCGTGAGTTCGAGCAGTTCCTGCGCAAGCTGAACATTGGACCGAATGCAAGCGTGCTCGTCATCGGACTTGGCAACTGGAACGTCACCCCGGACGCGCTCGGCCCGATCGCGGTGGAGAACATTATGGTAACGCGTCATTACTTCGAGCTGATGCCAGAGCAGGTTAGCCCGGGCTACCGTCGTGTCAGCGCTGTCGCGCCGGGTGTGCTCGGTATTACCGGCATCGAGACGAGCGACATCGTGCAGGGCATCGTCGAGCGTTCGAAGCCGGATCTCGTTATCGCGATCGACGCGCTGGCGTCCCGCTCGCTGGAACGCGTCAATACGACGATTCAGATCGCCGATACGGGCATTCATCCAGGCTCGGGCATCGGCAACAAGCGCAAGGGGCTGACGCAGCAGACGCTCGGCGTGCCCGTCATTGCGATCGGCGTGCCGACGGTCGTCTATGCGTCTACGATCGTGAACAATGCATTTGATATGATGCATGCGCATTTTGCCCGGCAGACGTCGAACACGGGTCATATTCTCGGGCTGATGGACACGATGCAGGAGCAGGAGCGTCTGTCGCTCGTACGCGAGGTGCTGAATCCGCTCGGTCACGATCTGCTCGTGACGCCGAAGGAGATCGATCAGTTCATCGAGGATATTGCTAACATTATTGCGAACGGCTTGAACGCCGCGCTGCATGAAGCGGTCGACGTGAACAACGTGTCGGCGTATACGCACTAG
- a CDS encoding DMT family transporter codes for MRLNNRWKSMMYVLLGAASFGVLSTVVKLAYADGFSTGEVTGSQMLLGCVVLWLLSFRSWKLMRSMSAATRWKLLGSGVFTGMTGVFYYLSLQRVEASFAILLLFQFTWMGLVLDGVLHRRPPTRRKLLGAAVIAGGTLLATGVLGHMQATLAQASGIGIVLGLLAALCYTLFMHVSGRVATEVPPVLRSAWMLTGAVAAVWLVFPPQFLWNGALAGGLWLWALILALFGTIIPPYLFAKGAPSLDTGLTAILGSVELPVVMICSTLLLGERMSALQWLGVALIMCGVLLSEYTRRRADGSKSTAAAR; via the coding sequence ATGAGACTTAACAATCGCTGGAAATCGATGATGTACGTGCTGCTGGGAGCCGCTTCGTTCGGCGTGCTGTCGACCGTCGTCAAGCTGGCTTATGCGGATGGCTTCTCGACTGGAGAAGTAACAGGCAGCCAGATGCTGCTAGGGTGCGTCGTGCTGTGGCTGCTGAGCTTCCGCTCGTGGAAGCTGATGCGCTCGATGTCCGCAGCCACCAGATGGAAGCTGCTGGGCAGCGGCGTGTTCACCGGCATGACCGGTGTGTTCTATTATTTATCGCTGCAGCGGGTGGAGGCATCGTTCGCCATTCTGCTGTTGTTCCAGTTCACGTGGATGGGGCTCGTGCTCGATGGGGTGCTTCACCGACGCCCCCCGACTCGGCGCAAGCTGCTCGGTGCGGCCGTCATTGCCGGCGGTACGCTTCTCGCGACAGGTGTGCTCGGCCATATGCAGGCGACACTTGCCCAGGCGAGCGGCATAGGCATCGTACTCGGTCTGCTCGCCGCACTATGCTATACGTTGTTCATGCATGTGAGCGGGCGGGTCGCAACCGAGGTGCCGCCAGTGCTGCGAAGCGCATGGATGCTGACGGGTGCCGTCGCTGCGGTGTGGCTCGTGTTTCCGCCGCAGTTTCTATGGAACGGTGCGCTGGCAGGCGGTCTATGGCTATGGGCGTTGATTCTGGCTTTATTCGGAACGATCATTCCCCCCTATTTATTCGCCAAAGGTGCGCCGTCGCTCGACACAGGCCTCACTGCTATACTCGGCTCGGTGGAGCTGCCTGTTGTCATGATCTGCTCGACGCTACTGCTCGGCGAACGGATGAGTGCTCTGCAGTGGCTCGGCGTCGCGCTCATTATGTGCGGTGTCTTGCTGTCGGAGTATACACGGCGACGCGCTGACGGCAGTAAGAGCACAGCAGCTGCGCGTTAG